The Humulus lupulus chromosome 3, drHumLupu1.1, whole genome shotgun sequence genome window below encodes:
- the LOC133822089 gene encoding uncharacterized protein LOC133822089, which yields MAALAPGILLKLLNGMNTGTKPTSEHRSSLLQVTDIVPADLDEKNLWPTQGFFIKVSDSSHSIYVSLPSEQDDFVLSNKMQLGQFIYVDHLEPGSPVPVIKGAKPLPGRHPFMGTPEPLMGLRERGERGEQKSNSKASAPRRGSWGLGKNGVEDGVSSPLVLKPVPLDFDQCTPVKERPARGMSSLSMSPMIRGRAGKDGNSSAIGIRCSYGGGLLAKMVDSKGESPALLRKSCAVPSSVGKFPRSRSVCEREPRVPISPFNSADKKSSTPPPRLRNTKVATQLNMAGEAQNSSSNTKSTTQPQFQHVNNISPQSNSTGLSMNLPGKLSILGKEAVQQREMAQKIALQALRDASATEALVRSLKMFSNLTKTAKAENPSSCFDKFLEFHHQIGQAVAEMLSLQAATSTEMSQNSVGIKRKDKDEDNNPSVLNEIAHNSASSTELNCSKRRSALCKSVTGIPEKSEEKTAAATGIGKLLRSSSVKKASSDRKTPSTPLGKLSLETIAENDENSKPGSCGLSNTTIKLGKQIETESGNWFMEFLDKALQNGLKKQKGKAADGEAQKVPQSLILKVINWIEVEQSDSSKRPVHPKAAQIARKLRIKMKNP from the exons ATGGCTGCTTTAGCACCGGGAATTCTTTTGAAGCTTCTTAATGGAATGAATACAGGGACGAAGCCCACCAGCGAGCACCGGAGCTCGCTCTTGCAGGTGACTGATATCGTCCCGGCGGACCTCGACGAGAAGAATCTCTGGCCAACGCAAGGCTTCTTCATTAAAGTCTCGGATTCTTCTCACTCAATTTACGTCAGTCTTCCTTCTGAACAAGATGATTTTGTTCTCAGTAATAAAATGCAGCTTGGTCAGTTCATCTACGTTGACCATTTAGAGCCCGGGTCTCCGGTCCCAGTCATTAAAGGGGCCAAACCACTCCCTGGTCGACACCCATTCATGGGAACACCAGAACCATTGATGGGTCttagagagagaggagagagaggtGAACAAAAGTCTAATTCAAAGGCTTCAGCTCCAAGAAGGGGTTCTTGGGGACTAGGGAAAAATGGGGTAGAAGATGGCGTTTCATCACCGTTGGTTCTTAAGCCGGTTCCTTTAGATTTCGACCAGTGTACACCGGTGAAAGAGCGGCCGGCGAGAGGTATGAGTAGTCTCTCAATGTCTCCGATGATCAGAGGAAGAGCAGGAAAGGATGGTAACTCCAGTGCCATCGGAATTCGGTGCTCTTATGGGGGTGGACTTTTGGCTAAGATGGTGGATTCCAAAGGAGAAAGTCCTGCATTGTTAAGGAAAAGTTGTGCTGTTCCTTCTTCAGTTGGGAAATTTCCAAGAAGCAGGAGTGTCTGCGAAAGAGAGCCAAGAGTCCCAATTAGTCCCTTCAACTCAGCT GATAAGAAAAGCTCAACTCCACCACCAAGATTGCGGAATACAAAAGTAGCAACTCAACTCAACATGGCTGGAGAGGCTCAAAACTCCTCCTCCAACACTAAATCGACTACTCAGCCACAATTTCAACATGTTAATAACATATCACCTCAGAGTAACAGCACCGGCCTATCTATGAACTTGCCAGGAAAACTTAGCATTTTGGGCAAG GAAGCTGTTCAGCAGCGTGAAATGGCGCAGAAGATTGCCCTTCAAGCACTAAGAGATGCTTCAGCGACTGAGGCCCTAGTTCGATCTCTCAA GATGTTCTCTAACTTGACCAAAACAGCAAAAGCAGAGAACCCATCATCCTGCTTCGATAAATTTCTTGAATTTCATCATCAAATTGGCCAAGCAGTGGCCGAAATGTTGTCACTTCAAGCAGCCACTTCAACTGAAATGTCTCAAAACTCTGTTGGGATTAAAAGGAAAGACAAGGACGAAGACAACAACCCTTCTGTTTTAAACGAAATAGCACACAATTCTGCTAGCAGCACTGAGTTGAACTGCTCTAAACGACGGTCAGCATTGTGCAAATCAGTTACAGGCATTCCTGAGAAGAGTGAGGAAAAAACAGCAGCTGCTACTGGCATTGGAAAGCTCCTGAGATCTAGCAGTGTCAAAAAAGCTTCCTCAGATAGAAAAACACCTTCCACCCCACTAGGAAAACTGTCCCTGGAAACCATTGCTGAGAATGATGAAAATAGCAAACCGGGTTCATGTGGCTTAAGCAATACAACCATAAAATTGGGTAAGCAGATTGAAACAGAATCTGGGAACTGGTTTATGGAATTCTTAGATAAAGCTTTGCAAAATGGGTTGAAGAAACAGAAAGGAAAAGCAGCAGATGGGGAAGCTCAGAAAGTTCCTCAGTCTCTAATACTTAAGGTCATTAATTGGATTGAGGTAGAACAAAGTGATAGTAGTAAGAGGCCAGTACATCCCAAAGCAGCACAAATAGCTCGGAAGCTCAGGATCAAGATGAAGAATCCTTGA
- the LOC133822093 gene encoding uncharacterized protein LOC133822093 produces the protein MEMGCMWMRRIRLRPNSLITVTPPIAASFSSPAFREPMFYIFRKRQPYLIHFLRTHRRSLTTAALSPSGPLAPFDCAGGVDIAETSNKSSKVLLKGMDYSELEKWVQSHGYRPGQALMLWKRLYGDNIWAQHINELEGLNKDFKCMLSENAEFNALSLKEILTASDGTKKILFKLEDGLIIETVVIPSDSGRNTVCVSSQVGCAMNCQFCFTGRMGLTRHLTAAEIVEQAVFARRLLTGEVGSITNVVFMGMGEPFHNIDNVIKASDIMVHDQGLQFSPRKVTVSTSGLVPQLRRFLKESKCALAVSLNATTDEVRNWIMPINRKYKLDLLLQTLREELRFKHKYKVLFEYVMLAGVNDSMEDAKRLVDLVQGIPCKINLISFNPHSGSQFKPTSEEKMIEFRNFLAEAGCIVLLRPSRGDDQMAACGQLGKPGPVRAPVLRVPEKFRTALEVSA, from the exons ATGGAGATGGGGTGCATGTGGATGAGACGCATCCGGTTGAGACCCAACTCTCTCATCACTGTCACCCCTCCGATTGCCGCCTCCTTTTCCTCTCCTGCTTTCAGAGAACCCATGTTCTACATTTTCCGGAAACGACAACCTTATCTCATTCACTTTCTCCGAACCCACCGTCGTTCGCTTACGACCGCCGCTCTTTCACCTTCAGGCCCTCTTGCTCCTTTCGACTGCGCAGGGGGAGTTGACATTGCTGAAACTTCAAACAAGAGCTCGAAGGTTCTTCTTAAGGGAATGGATTACTCTGAACTCGAG AAATGGGTTCAATCACATGGTTATAGGCctggtcaagcattaatgctatGGAAACGCTTATATGGGGACAATATTTGGGCGCAACACATTAATGAGTTAGAAG GTTTGAACAAGGATTTTAAGTGCATGTTGAGTGAAAATGCTGAGTTCAATGCGTTATCTTTGAAAGAAATACTGACAGCATCCGATGGAACTAAGAAG ATTTTATTCAAGTTGGAAGATGGTTTAATAATAGAGACTGTTGTAATACCTAGTGATAGTGGCCGTAACACTGTCTGTGTTTCAAGTCAAGTGGGCTGTGCCATGAATTGTCAGTTCTGCTTTACTGGCAG GATGGGTTTAACAAGACATCTAACTGCAGCTGAGATAGTTGAGCAGGCAGTATTTGCAAGGCGCCTGCTCACCGGCGAAGTTGGTTCAATTACAAATGTTGTATTTATG GGAATGGGAGAACCGTTTCACAATATTGACAATGTCATCAAAGCTTCAGACATTATGGTGCACGATCAGGGGCTGCAATTCAGTCCTCGCAAGGTCACTGTTTCAACTAGTGGGCTTGTCCCACAGTTGAGACGGTTCCTCAAAGAGTCGAAGTGTGCTTTAGCTGTTAGTTTGAATGCCACAACTGATGAG GTTAGGAACTGGATTATGCCAATCAACAGGAAGTATAAATTGGACTTGCTTCTCCAGACCCTTAGGGAGGAACTTCGCTTTAAACATAAATATAAAGTTCTATTTGAATATGTAATGCTTGCCGGTGTTAATGACAG CATGGAGGATGCTAAGAGGCTAGTTGATCTTGTTCAGGGCATTCCATGCAAAATCAATCTCATCTCATTCAATCCTCATAGTGGATCCCAATTCAAACCAACTAGCGAGGAGAAAATGATTGAGTTCCGAAATTTTTTGGCTGAAGCTGGATGTATTGTGTTGTTGCggcctagtagaggtgatgatcAGATGGCTGCCTGCGGTCAGCTTGGTAAGCCTGGTCCTGTTCGGGCTCCTGTACTCCGTGTGCCTGAGAAGTTTCGAACAGCCTTAGAAGTTTCTGCATGA